The Prosthecomicrobium sp. N25 nucleotide sequence ATTTCGGCCGCTTCGAGACCGGCAGCCTGTGCAACTTCAACCGCGAGCATTTCGACGTCAGCGAGGCCGTCGCGGCGCGGCTCGAGGGCCTGCTGGGCGATGACCCCGAGGCCAATGTTGCGACGATCCGGAGCGTCGCGTCGGCCGTGATCGATGAGATCGAAGAGACCGACGAGTGGCGCAGCCTGCGCAAGCACCTGCTGCGCCTGTCCATCGACGCCGACGTCTGCCTCGATCTCCATTCCGACATGAGCGCCGTGATGTTCATGTACATCAACGGCTTCGACTGGCCCGGCCTCGCCGATCTCGCCGCGGACATCGGCTGCGAAGCCGTTGTCCATTTGACGCCCTATGTGCCCTCGAAGACCTTCGCGGGGGTTGTCGGGGCCCTATGGCCACGCCTCGCCGAACGGTTTCCCGTCCGGCCCGTTCCGAATGCCTGCGCCACGGCGATGATCGAGATGCGCGGCCGTCACGCCTGCAGCGACGGCCTCGGCGCGGCCGACGCCGACGGCTTCGTCGCCTTCCTGACCCGTCGCGGCGCCATCGCGGGCGAACCGCCCCCGTTGCCGCCCCTGAAGACGCAGAGCATCGATGTCGAAGGCATGGACGTCGGCTATGCCCCGTCCCCGGGCTTCGTCACCTACGAGCGCGCCGCGGGCGACCGCGTGTCGCCGGGCGACGTCGTCTGTCACGTCATCGATCCGACCACGCCCGAGGCCGACGGCGGGCGAGTCGCGGTGTGCGCCCGGCAGGAGGGCGTCATCTACGCACGATCGCTCGACGGATTCGTCGTGACGCCGGGCAAGGTGCTGTTCCGAATCGCCGGCGCAGAGCCGCTCGCGCATCGGCGCGGCCGCTCCTGGCTCGACGATTGAGGCCGCGATGGAGAGGGCCGACGTGATGCGACTGGCGGAGATGCTCGGGTTGGGTCTCGACGAGGCCTGGGCGGACGAGGTGCTCGCTGCGCTCACGCCGCTGCTCGCCCAGGGCGAGCAGGTCGTGCGAAGCGTCGCCGAACTCGACGCTCCGATCCCCGCACCCGTCTTCCGCGCCGATGGCTGAAACCGCTCGGGCGATGGCCGACGCCGTCCGCGCCGGCCGCAGCACGGCGACCGGTCTCGTCGACGCCGCCCTGGCGCGGATCGCGGCGACCGATCCGACCATCAACGCCTTCACGGCCGTCCTCGCCGAGCGGGCGCTCGCCGAGGCTGCTGGGATCGACGCGGCCCGGGCGGCCGGCGCTCCGCTCGGTCCGCTTGCCGGCGTCCCCTTCGCGGTGAAGAACCTGTTCGATCTCTCCGGCTCGACGACACTCGCCGGATCGCGGGTGCGCGCCGGGCGACCGGCGGCGACGCAGGACGCCTTTGCGGTCGCGGCGCTGCGCCGGGCCGGGGCGATCGTCGTGGGCGCCCTCAATATGGATGAGTTCGCCTGCGGCATCACCACGGAGAACACCCACTACGGTCCGACCCGCAACCCGCGCGATCCCAGCCGGATCGCTGGCGGCTCCTCGGGCGGCTCGGCCGCGGCGGTTGCCGCCGGCATGGTGCCGTTGTCGCTCGGAACGGACACCGGCGGCTCGATCCGGGCGCCAGCGGCGATGTGCGGGATCTGGGGACTGAAGCCGACCTTCGGCCGCCTGTCGCGCAGCGGCGTGGTTCCCTTCGCCTGGAGCTTCGACCATGTCGGGCCGCTCGCCGCCGACCTGCCGGACCTGGCGATCGCCTACGACGCCCTGCAGGGTCGCGACGCGGCGGATCCGGGGCAGGTCGACCGGCCTGTCGAGCCCGTAACGCCGTATCTCGGCCGCGGCATCGGCGACCTGCGCGTCGCCATGCTCGGCGGCTGGTTCGCGGCCAACGCTTCGGCCGAGGCACGCGCCGTCCTCGCGACCGCCGCCACACGCATCGGCGCGCGACGCACCGTCGAACTGCCCCGCACCGAGGACGCCCGCGCGGCGATGAATGTCGTGGTGATGAGCGAAGCCGCAGCCGCGCTCCTGCCGGACTTGCGCGAACGCCCCCGCGATTTCGACCCGATGACGCGCCCGCGGCTGATGGCCGGCGCCCTCCTTCCTGCGGTGCACGTCGCAGCGGCCCAGCGTTTCCGAGCCTGGTATCGCCGCCGGGTTGCCGAGGTCCTGCAGGATGTCGACGTCCTGCTCGCGCCGGCGCTTCCCTATCCCGCCATTCCGATCGGGGCGACGGCGATCGACTTCGAGGGCCGGTCGATCCCGCCGCGGCCGATGTATTCGGCCCTGACGGCGCCGCTGAGCTTCATCGGCCTGCCGGTGATCGCCATGCCGGTCGAACGGCCAGGCAGGCTGCCGCTCGGCATCCAGATCGCGGCGCGGCCCTTCGCCGAGGCCGACGCCTTCCGGGTTGCCGCCGCCTTGCAGGAGGGCGCATGAGGCTCTTGGTCCCTGATCTCGTCATTCGCGACGCCGACGATCCCACGCCGCGCGCCGAGGCGGTCCTGGTCGATGGCCGCGACATCGTCGCCGTCGGGCCGGAGAGCGAACTGCCGCCGGGAGCGGAGCGGATCCGGTTGCCGGGCCAACTCCTGATGCCGGGCTTCGTCAACGCCCATCAGCACGGCCGCGGAATCAGCAACACCCAGCTCGGCTATGCCGACGACATCCTGGAGCGCTGGTCGGTCGCCAAGCGTCGGCGGCGCCCGATGGACCCCTACGCCAATACGCTGCTCGCCGCCGCCTCGATGATCGCCGCCGGCGTCACATCGACCATACAGGCCAATTCACCCTATGGCAGCGGCGACTATGGCGCCGAGATCCGCGGCTCGATAGCCGCCTACGACCACGCCGGCATGCGGGCCATGATCGGCGTGGCGGCGATGGACCGGGCGCATTTCCTCTACCCGGCCGAGGCCGACGCGGTGCTCGCCGGTCAAGGCGGACCGGCCGGCGCCGCGGCACAAGCGCCCGTCCCGCCGATCTATGCCGGCGATACGGCGGCCACCATGTCCCTCATGCGGGAACTCCTGACCGAACTCGGCGACCACCCGCGCCTTTCGCTCGCCTATGCCCCGGCCGGCCCGCAGTGGGTCAGCGACGACATGATGCGAGAACTGGCGTCGGACGCCCGCCGTCTCGGACTGGCGCTTCACATGCACGGGCTCGAGTCCTGGTCGCAGGTCCGCACGCTCCAGGTGATCTATCCCGAGGGCTTTCTCGCTCATCTGGAAACCCTCGGGGCGCTCGGTCCGCTGACCTCGATCGGCCACGCCGTCTGGCTTTCCGAAGCTGATCTCGCGCTCGCCGCACGTCACGGCGTGACGCTGGTGCGCAATCCGGGGTCCAACCTGCGGCTCAGGGCCGGGATCGCGCCGCTCGCCGACTATCTCTCCGCCGGTGTTCGCGTCGCCATCGGCACGGACAACACGGCGCTCGCCGACGACGAGGATCTGCTCGGGGAACTCCGCCTCGCCTGGCGCCTCGCCGGCGACCCCGATTGGCGCGGCCCGGCGCCGCCCGGCCCGGCAGCCTTGCTGCGGATGGCGACCCGAAGCGGTGCCGCCGCCATGGGCCTCGACGGCGTCGTCGGCGCCATTCGGGCAGGGTTCAGGGCCGATCTCGTCGCGCTCGATCTCGACGGGATCCGCGGGGCCTATACGGATCCGGAACTGCCGCTCCTGGCCGTGGTGATGGCCCGCGCCGGCGCCCGCCACGTTCGCATGACGATGTGCGACGGCGAGATCCTCTATCGCGACGGCGCCTTTGTTCGCCTCGACGTCGAAGCCGTCCGTGCCGCGGCCGCCGCATCGGCGCGCGCGTCCGAGGTGCCCCTCACCGGGCCGGTTCTCGAAACGCTGTCTGCACTGACCGCCGTCGCCGATCGTCATTATGCGGCTCTGGCGGAGCCCGATGCGAGCGCCGGCTGGACGCCGCTCGCCCGGAACTGGCATCCGATGCTCCGTCCGAAATCGGTGACGGAAGTGAAGTAAAGCACATGGTCGGCTTGTGGATACTCGCTACCCTACAAAACAGTGGCCGGGAATGGATGGGGTATCGTCTCGCGAGCTGATGGTTACATTTTGGATCCGTCACGACACATTCAAATGCGGACGGGTGGGTCACGTTTCTCGATCACGACTTGGACAAGATGCTGGACAGGCTGGAGTGGTCTGGACCCAGGGCCCCGGCGCCGAATGACACTCCATCGCGCCCAGCAAGCCAACCCGGAATGCCCCCGAGCCGAACCGGACCTGAGAGCGCGACGGCTGCGGGGCCGAGCGTCAGTCGAAGAACCCTGCATCCTCCTCCCGCAGATACGGCTTGGCGGCCTTGGCATCGATATCGAGTCCGAGGCCCGGGCCGGGGAGCAGGTCGACCATCGAATCCGTGACGATGGGGCCCGACGGCAGTCCCACGATGATCTCGGGCCACCAGGGGTCGGACGCCGTGGGATACTCGAAGGCGATGTAGTTGGCGGGAAGCGTGGCGCACACGTTGATGAGCGCACCCAGCCCCAGGAGGCCGTTGGCGGTGCCGTGGGGCGCCATCAGGATCGAATGCATGTAGGCGTGCTCGGCGACCCACTTCAGTTCCGCGATTCCGCCGATGTCGGCCGGATCCGGCCCGACGATGCGCACGGCTTGGGTCTCGATCAGCTCCTTGAAGTTGTGCCTGAGATAGATCTGCTCGCCCGTATGGATCGGTGTCGTCGTGGAGACCGTCAGTTCGCGATAGGCCTGTGGATTGACCCAAGGCACGTAGTCGCCGGTCAGCATGTCCTCGAGCCACGCGATGTTGTATTTCTCGACCGCGCGGGCGAACCGGATCGCGTCGGGCAGCATCCAGCCGGGGCCGCAATCGAGCGCCAGGCTGACCTTGTCGCCGAGCACCTCCTTCATCGCGATGACGCAGTCGAGCATATGGTTGAACCCATGCTCGCTGATGACGCCCTGGTCCATGGCGCCGTGATAGCCGGAGCGTGTCTGACGGACACCGTAGTGGAAGTCCTCCACGGTGTCTTTCATGTTCGAGTGGAAGCTGATGCCCTGCTTGACCATGAAGAACTTCTCGGGCAACTCGCTCATCCACTTCACGTCGGCGGCGTAGTCCTCGGGGCGGTCGCCCGTCCGCTTCCGGCGCCTGTTGCCGTTGTAGCAGCGAACCTTGTCGCGCACCTTGCCACCGAGCAGCTTGTAGGCCGGGACGTTCGCCGCCTTGCCGGCGATGTCCCAGAGCGCATGCTCGATGGCGCTCACCGCCGCACCGTAGGGCTTGAAGGAGCCGCGCTGGCGGATCTTCAGCATCACGCGCTCGACGTCGGTCGGATCCTCCCCGACGAGCGCCTCGCGGAAGTGCATGACCCAGGGCTTGAGGTAACCCTTGGTGTATTCGACTTCGCCGAGCCCGTGGATGCCTTCGTCCGTGACGACGCGGACGATCGGGTGCTTGCCGATGACGGCGCAGCGCAGGTCTGTGATCTTCATGGTCGATGCCTGTTCGAGAGGAGGTGGCGGAGAGGTTTGAGCGGATACTGCCCGCAAGACGGCTGCCGGGTGTCCGGCGGAAGCGTCAGCTCCAGGTGCGGTCCCAGGAATACTCGTCGTCCCAGTGATCGGTCGGCTGCCAGATGTCGCCGACGCCCGGCTGCAGATGCTGGCTGATGACCTCGTCGACGACATCGTCGATGCCGAGGCCCGGCTTGTCGGGGACTTCGATGAAGCCGTTCTTCACCAGAGGCTTGGGCAGCCCCGTGACGATGTCGTCCCACCAGGGGACGTCGACCGAGTGATACTCGAGCGCCATGAAGTTTTCGGTCGCGACCGCCACATGGGCCGCGGCCATCGCGGCGATCGGGCTTTCCGCCATGTGGATCGCCATGGCGACGCCGTGGTCCTGCGCCATGTCGCCGATCTTCTTGGTCTCCAGGATGCCGCCCGTGGTGAGCAGGTCCGGATGGATCA carries:
- a CDS encoding amidohydrolase family protein yields the protein MRLLVPDLVIRDADDPTPRAEAVLVDGRDIVAVGPESELPPGAERIRLPGQLLMPGFVNAHQHGRGISNTQLGYADDILERWSVAKRRRRPMDPYANTLLAAASMIAAGVTSTIQANSPYGSGDYGAEIRGSIAAYDHAGMRAMIGVAAMDRAHFLYPAEADAVLAGQGGPAGAAAQAPVPPIYAGDTAATMSLMRELLTELGDHPRLSLAYAPAGPQWVSDDMMRELASDARRLGLALHMHGLESWSQVRTLQVIYPEGFLAHLETLGALGPLTSIGHAVWLSEADLALAARHGVTLVRNPGSNLRLRAGIAPLADYLSAGVRVAIGTDNTALADDEDLLGELRLAWRLAGDPDWRGPAPPGPAALLRMATRSGAAAMGLDGVVGAIRAGFRADLVALDLDGIRGAYTDPELPLLAVVMARAGARHVRMTMCDGEILYRDGAFVRLDVEAVRAAAAASARASEVPLTGPVLETLSALTAVADRHYAALAEPDASAGWTPLARNWHPMLRPKSVTEVK
- a CDS encoding succinylglutamate desuccinylase/aspartoacylase family protein — encoded protein: MSAARIETIPLAGSFLGGRREVAVFRYGTPGSRPKIYLQAALHAGEMTGTMALHHLRRRLESAELAGRIRGEIVVVPVANPIGMGQFLAGDHFGRFETGSLCNFNREHFDVSEAVAARLEGLLGDDPEANVATIRSVASAVIDEIEETDEWRSLRKHLLRLSIDADVCLDLHSDMSAVMFMYINGFDWPGLADLAADIGCEAVVHLTPYVPSKTFAGVVGALWPRLAERFPVRPVPNACATAMIEMRGRHACSDGLGAADADGFVAFLTRRGAIAGEPPPLPPLKTQSIDVEGMDVGYAPSPGFVTYERAAGDRVSPGDVVCHVIDPTTPEADGGRVAVCARQEGVIYARSLDGFVVTPGKVLFRIAGAEPLAHRRGRSWLDD
- a CDS encoding mandelate racemase/muconate lactonizing enzyme family protein → MKITDLRCAVIGKHPIVRVVTDEGIHGLGEVEYTKGYLKPWVMHFREALVGEDPTDVERVMLKIRQRGSFKPYGAAVSAIEHALWDIAGKAANVPAYKLLGGKVRDKVRCYNGNRRRKRTGDRPEDYAADVKWMSELPEKFFMVKQGISFHSNMKDTVEDFHYGVRQTRSGYHGAMDQGVISEHGFNHMLDCVIAMKEVLGDKVSLALDCGPGWMLPDAIRFARAVEKYNIAWLEDMLTGDYVPWVNPQAYRELTVSTTTPIHTGEQIYLRHNFKELIETQAVRIVGPDPADIGGIAELKWVAEHAYMHSILMAPHGTANGLLGLGALINVCATLPANYIAFEYPTASDPWWPEIIVGLPSGPIVTDSMVDLLPGPGLGLDIDAKAAKPYLREEDAGFFD
- a CDS encoding AtzE family amidohydrolase, whose protein sequence is MAETARAMADAVRAGRSTATGLVDAALARIAATDPTINAFTAVLAERALAEAAGIDAARAAGAPLGPLAGVPFAVKNLFDLSGSTTLAGSRVRAGRPAATQDAFAVAALRRAGAIVVGALNMDEFACGITTENTHYGPTRNPRDPSRIAGGSSGGSAAAVAAGMVPLSLGTDTGGSIRAPAAMCGIWGLKPTFGRLSRSGVVPFAWSFDHVGPLAADLPDLAIAYDALQGRDAADPGQVDRPVEPVTPYLGRGIGDLRVAMLGGWFAANASAEARAVLATAATRIGARRTVELPRTEDARAAMNVVVMSEAAAALLPDLRERPRDFDPMTRPRLMAGALLPAVHVAAAQRFRAWYRRRVAEVLQDVDVLLAPALPYPAIPIGATAIDFEGRSIPPRPMYSALTAPLSFIGLPVIAMPVERPGRLPLGIQIAARPFAEADAFRVAAALQEGA